The genome window GTTCCAGCTGACATGAAAAATGGCCGCGCCAACAACACCAACAAAAGTTTCTCGGGCCAAAAGATCCACTACCCGAACCCGCCCGACGCGTCAAACCCTGACCCGGCAACGCTCAGAGAGCAATGGAAGTTCGCCATCAGGCAGTATAGCAAATGGTACTCCCACGCCTGGGGCACCGCCATTCTCGCTGGAGTTTCCTTTTTTGCCCTCGGTTGGGTCATCAAGGGCTCCAATCCTCTGCCCTCTTTTGGCCGCCATGACgattctcctcctcctcccgaAAAAGCCGATGAAGCTCCGCGCTGATCACTCTGTTCTCCGATTCCCAGTGAGTTTGCTTTCTTCTGGGTTTTCAATTTTCGGCTTTcgcttttactttttaaaaagaaacaatttaaaacaacaTTATGGGTTCTCTTGAACTTGAATTTATGTTGGCTTTACTGTGATTACTGGGTTTGGATTTCATTTACTCTTTTCTGCaattggaaaagaagaaagttcCAATTTTGAATAGGTCGGATGGGATTGATGTTATTGGAAAATTCAGGATTTTGAATTGTCTGGTTGTGAAGCATTTAGAGTAAAATGGACTGAAAATCATCTTGTTTATGGTGAGTTTTGTAAAACTTCCTAATGTTTCATGGTCTAACCTTAGTAAATTGGACATTTGCTGTTTCCCCCAGTCACATATAATTGTCCCTGTATGTTGCTTCTGAAACATTTGTCATATTTTCCGTACATATGATCTTGTTGTGTTGCTGATTCGCTATATACTGATGAATGCAGATGCCACATCTCTAGGGTTTAGGGAGGGAGGACAAGCTGGTTCGGTTCACCAGTGTCAAGACTGTTAACTTTCTGTACAGCGAGCCTTACAGTGTTGAAAACAGGGTTTATCAATGTGGCTTGAGCATCCTGGAGAATGTTACCAGATAATTTAGGGCTGTGAATTATATAATCTTGTGAGAATCATTTCATTTGACGATGGTTAAGCAGGTGATAATTGATAAATGTTTACGTCACCAGTTTGGTGTCTGTTTTAGTTTGTTGTAATTAGAGTTCTAATCTTGCTGAACCAAAAGATAAACCCAGTGGACTCGATAAAACACACATATGGTATCGCCTTATTGACGAACTCGATACAAAATCTATTCCTTGTGCATGAAATTTCTAATCAATGCCATATGAAGCTTGCTCAAAGGTTATCTGGTCTGCTATGGAGCTTTGCCGAATAACAAAAATAGCATCTCACTTGGCTCAATTTTAGATCAAACAACCGAACTTTATATAAAACTCAACCGAGGAAGGATAATAATACACAAGGGGAAGCAAGTAGTTCAAATTGAATCAAAGGAAAGAACAGTAACATATTCTTAACATCCTAAAGTTTTGGCTAACATAGGCAAGCTTTCGAGTATCCAAAGCATAATGTTTCAAAGAGTTCATGTTCTGTTCAGAAAGCAATTTCGTCGAGTCAGGTCAACCTCTGTATAGACATGACCTCGGGATAGAACCTTGAAAGCCACTTGAACCATTCCTCAAAATTTAAGCAGAGCAGCATCCTACTTTCTTCACAGCTGATACATCATCCTTGCCCCCAACGTTGATCGTCTGTCCTTTGGGCAAGGCTGCTGGATCATCCCCAATGTCAAGGGCCTTCCTGCTCACAACCCGATAGATCTGGGTCAGCACTTCTGTGAAAGCATTGTCGACATTCATCGACTCGAGGGCAGACGTTTCCATGAAAAATGTGTTCTCTCGTTCAGCAAAAGCCTTAGCATCCTCGGTGGAAACGGCTCGCAGGTGACGCAGATCTCCCTTGTTTCCGACTAGCATGATCACAATGTTGGCATCTGTATGATCCCTTAGCTCCTTCAGCCATCTTTCCACATTCTCAAATGTAACATGACGAGTAACATCATAGACTAGTAATGCACCAACGGCACCTCGATAGTACGCACTTGTGATTGCACGATAccttaaacaaaagaaaaggagaagtgAGATGGATGTTTACAAACCATCCCTGTTAGGGGCGGAAACAGAGGAAGGAAGATAATTTGCTAGATTTGTAGGAGACCcttcttttccatttattGTTGCAGCATTTCCTTGTTATTAGGCATTTCAGAGCTTCAAAACAAGATGCATTCTGATTCATTACCATTATTGCCAGGATTGGTTTACACAGCACCAATAGACATAGAGGACTAGAAGAATGCTAAGGTGTCTTTTCACGGAGTTGCAGTGGTGTATTAAGTCATATGATCTATCAAATGAAACAACATGCCACTTTGAAATCGAAAGAATGACAAAATGTTCGAACATGTATGATTAATAACAATATCAATGACATATCAACTTCGGATTTAGTTTGAAGTTAGAGAAAGAACATAGCTATCTGAAAATGCAGTTGCTGAATGGTCGTCAAACTGTGCCACATCCTAAAAACTATAGCAGAGTGAAAAAGGCACCTAATCACTTATAGAACACTACAAAATGCACCAGAGCTAAATcagcaaaaaaagaagttaaaaggcCAGAAACTGTACAGACTTTCAGCTTAACATTATAAACAAAGTCCACTAACCAGTCAGTTTTTCAGAAGTTCAATAAGAGAATTAAAATCGCAAAATTTTTCATTTGcaatttcatgttttcttcCTCAGCATTCTAAGCAACCAAACAAAGGGTCAAAGAATACACATTAACCAAACAGAGGCATAAAAATGATCCTTTTCCGATCCAGACTTAGATAATCAAATCTGTATAATACCCATGTAGCTAAATTTCTCAGGCAGCCAAGAGAacccagaaaaagaaatgaaaatgcgATTCCAAgatccaaaaaaaacccaaaatttaaaagaatcaGAGAATGTGGATCCAAACCTTTCTTGGCCGGCGGTGTCCCAAATCTGAGCCTTGACGACCTTATCATCGACCCGAATGCTTCTGGTAGCGAACTCGACGCCAATGGTGGACTTTGATTCAAGGCTGAACTCGTTCCTCGTGAACCTGGACAAAAGGTTCGATTTTCCGACCCCTGAGTCACCGATCAAAACCACCTTGAACAAGTAATCATAATCGTCGTCTGCTCTGTACGCCCCCATCTCCTTGCAGAGaatatattttagtttttacctggtgaatttttttgtcttctcttttttattgtgtttgtctttttctttgtttctgaGAGAAATCAAACAAGTTGGATTGATgggtaaatgggttttggaaTTATGTTGTATAAATATTAAGAAGCATGGCGGTCTATGTCTGTATGTGAGTTATGGTGGTGaatgggttttgtttgatttCGAGAGAAATAGCAAAATGGAGGTTGAAGACAGGAAGCAAGCTGGAATTGTGGGGTTTCTTAGTTGGCAAAATTGTGGTTATGATTAAAGACTCCGGTCCCAAACAAATTTCTTagcctttttcccttttggtCACAGCaaagaaaattgacaaaaagcACCCGAATTCTTGTGGAAATACaaacttttattatttatttggattcaataccttatttttggaaatttgtttcttttatttaaaaaaggaaagagcAGCGAATGTCAAAGCTCTGATGACTATAACTAAAAGCCAAATGAGTTTTACCATAACACAACACCTGTGAAATCTGTTCGTTTGAATGAGTGAGActcatttgaaatttgaaagacGATATCAAATGAGAAACCTACTGGATTTTGCTTTCTGAGAttagacaaaacaaaaaagtttgttGCTTTTCAAAAACCCACTTGATTAATTTGAGGtttatcataaaattttcaaatttatataaattgtattttgtatGGCAAGCCATATGTCCTCCAATTTGGTATTCCATTTCAGAGTCAGATATATTCACAGCATCATGCATGGCACCATATATTTTCTGTTAGTACAAGGGATTGGGGAAGGGGGTTtatacaaatattcattgggtATTTAGAAGTTTCGAACTTCTACCAACatgaataaaaatgaaagagcTCAACTAACTGCGTTATACCTCACAGGATTACGCGTATATTTGAGGAGTCATTCTATACTCCAggcctcactatagaattcttatATATTTGAGACATTGTTATATGTATGCAGGAGATAAGACTATTTTTTTAACCGTTGGATCAAACTAACTAATTTGATCCAACTACTAACTAATTTGAtccaataataaaaagataaaactgCATCTAAGGACCTTAAATAAAAACCTCACTATAAAATTCTTTATGTATGCAGACGATGAGGTAGAGCCTATAAATGGCCCAGTTTGATGGGCTGCCTCATGAATTGCTTGTAAACTTTTAATGGGTTGATACAACGAGGCCCATATTGTCTTCAAGAATAATACAAGAGCTAGACCGACAAGCACTCCTCAACTGATACACAAACTAAAATGCTAtatttcagaccaaaaataaaaaactaaaatgctatatataaaagttcccaaccaaaataaataaataaaattgatatGAAAGGGTCTCTCCCTTGTCCTTTCACATCAATTTCCAAATTAAATAACATATACATGAAGAACAAAAACGTACAAATCACATAAGTGGGGCAAGAACAAGAACTATCCCATCGAGCTAGGTGACTGTTCACTCCAGTCTTCACACTTCACCTAACCCACTCGTGGGGCATATGCAGATTGCAGATTATTGCAGGGGCAGACGCATATGATCTGATCTGATCTGATGATCATCAACCACTGTAAACGTGCCACGTCGAGTTTATACCAACCAGCCATCCCACAAAACAAACCCTCAGATACGTATTGATTTACAAAGCACACCTCAAATCAAATATCTTCCACGACCATGCTTATTATTTTCCACCCTGCACCtcatatgagagagagagagagagagagagtatcaTACGTGAGATAGTTCATGCAAAATACAGTAGCATATAGTGTAGCTTAGGTAGC of Prunus dulcis chromosome 4, ALMONDv2, whole genome shotgun sequence contains these proteins:
- the LOC117623971 gene encoding ras-related protein RABA1f, encoding MGAYRADDDYDYLFKVVLIGDSGVGKSNLLSRFTRNEFSLESKSTIGVEFATRSIRVDDKVVKAQIWDTAGQERYRAITSAYYRGAVGALLVYDVTRHVTFENVERWLKELRDHTDANIVIMLVGNKGDLRHLRAVSTEDAKAFAERENTFFMETSALESMNVDNAFTEVLTQIYRVVSRKALDIGDDPAALPKGQTINVGGKDDVSAVKKVGCCSA
- the LOC117623973 gene encoding uncharacterized protein LOC117623973 codes for the protein MAEPNTPQNVPPPSSSSSAKVPADMKNGRANNTNKSFSGQKIHYPNPPDASNPDPATLREQWKFAIRQYSKWYSHAWGTAILAGVSFFALGWVIKGSNPLPSFGRHDDSPPPPEKADEAPR